GGCTGGGCACGCGATGGTCGCGACAGTGCTCTGATTCCATCCAAAGGATCTTTACAGCGTTTATCAGGAGAGGTTGGAACGCCTTTGGGTAATTTGCTGTTCTACCAATTAAACGCTCAGTATCAGCAATACCACTCATTCTCCAAGGGCAATATCTTGTCTTTCAATGGTGAAATCGGCTACGGTGAGGGCTATGGTAACAAGCCATACCCCATTACCAAGAACTACTTCGTAGGTGGTATTGGCTCTGTCAGGGGGTACGCCCCTGGATCGCTTGGGCCGAAGTATTTCAACACCACCACGGGCACTTTCTTACCCACTGGCGGTCAGTCCAAGATTGTCACTAATATTGAGTACACCTTCCCAGTTCCTGGCTCGGGGGCAGATAAAACCTTGCGTCTCTTTACCTTTGCTGACGGCGGTAATGCTTTCCAGGACATCAACTTAGTTCTAAGGTACTCCTACGGGGTCGGTTTATCATGGATATCTCCATTGGGTCCGTTAAAATTTAGCTACGGTATTCCAATCAATGCACAGCCAACGGATAATATCCAAAGACTGCAGTTTCAGGTGGGTACAGCGTTTTAATCGTAAGGAAAATGATGATGATTCAGGGATTAATGACCAAAGGGTCTAAATTAGTTATAACCGCATTCTTGACGGGTATTTGTTCTGTCGCTTTTGCTCAAGAAGCTGCACCTCGTATTGCGTTTGTGAATGCCGAGAAGATTTTTGTTGAGTCCAATATGGCAAAAGCAGCTCAATCGCGTTTGCAAAATGAGTTTGCAAAACGTCAAAATGAAATTCGGGATGGCGCTCAGAAAATTAAGGCCGCTGCAGAGAAATTGGATAAAGACGCTGCCGTGATGCCTGAGGCTGAGAGAATTCGCAAGCAGAGGGAGTTGGCCGACTTTGACCGTGAGTTGCAACGCAAGAATCGCGAGTTAAACGATGATGCCAATCAACGTAATGCGGAAGAGCGAGCAAAAATTGCTGAAAAGGCTAATCTTGCCATTCGGCAGGTGGCTGAACAGCGTAAGATCGACGTGATTTTTCAAGAACCCCCAGCCTACCTCAATCCGAGACTTGATGTGACCGATGAGGTTATAAAGGTCTTAAATAATCTCAAGTAATTCAGATGCCAACCGCCCTCGAGCTAGCCGAACAATTTCAAGTTAGCTTGGTGGGGGATGGTTCCCGATTATTGCGAGGGCTTGCTCCGCTTGAGCGAGCCCAATCTGACGAGATCTCCTTTTTATCGAATCCCCTCTATCGCCAACAGGCGCTTGAAAGTGGTGCGGGTGCATTAATTCTCAGTGAAGCAGACTTGCAGTTCTTGCAAGACCATTCTCGGTCTGCTGGGACGGCCTACCTTGTTTCAAAAAATCCCTATGCCAGCTTCGCCAAAATAGCGCAGTGGTTTGCAAAGCAAAGTGCTCCAATCTACCATCCAGGAATTAGTCCCATGGCAGTCGTCGATAAAACTGCCGTGATCCCCGCCTCATGTCATATTGGACCCTTTGTCCAGATTGGCCCTGGAGTTCGTTTGGGAGAGCGCACGGTTCTTTTAGGTCAAATCAGCATTGGTGAGGGCGCTAGCTTAGGGGATGATTGCCTCATTTACCCCAACGTGACGATTTATCACAATTGTGCAGTGGGTGATCGTTGCATTGTTCATAGCGGTGCCGTGATTGGTGCCGACGGTTTTGGCTTTGCCCCTGACTTTTCATCGCAAGGTGGTCAATGGCTCAAAATCCCACAAACGGGTGGGGTGAGGATTGGTCAGGATGTTGAAGTGGGTGCTTGTACGACGATTGATCGGGGTGCGATGGCGAACACCACGATTGGCGATGGTTGCAAGATTGACAACCAAGTACAAATTGCCCACAACGTGGAAATTGGTGTTCATACCGTGATCGCTGGATGCGCCGCCATCGCCGGTAGTACGACCATTGGTAATTACTGCGTGATTGGCGGCAATGCCAATTTTGCAGGCCATCTTCAGATTGCAGACCGAACCACCGTATCGGGTGGCACCCCTGTAATTCGTTCTATAACCGAGCCTGGTACCCACATTACCGGTGTATTCCCATCGATGCCCCATTCCGCCTGGGAGCGAAATGCTGCGATTTTGCGCGGACTGGATAAAATACGGGAGCGGATTCGGAGCCTTGAGAGCAAACCATCCGATTCGGTTAGTAAACCCGATCAGTAACTATTTTATGGATACGCTATGAGTCAAGCAGTGATTGATATTCACAAGATTCTGAAACTACTACCCCATCGATATCCATTTTTGTTGGTCGATCGGGTCATTGAGTTAGATCCTGGAAAAACCATCAAAGCATTGAAAAATGTCACGATGAATGAGCCATTCTTTCAAGGTCACTTCCCTGACTTTCCGGTGATGCCCGGTGTTCTCATTATTGAAGCCCTCGCTCAAACTGCAGCACTCTTAACATTTTCTGAAGAGCATGACCCCGAAGATGTGTATTACTTTGCAGGAATTGATGGCGCACGTTTTAAACGGATCGTATTGCCCGGTGATCAGCTCATCATGCACGCAACATTTGAGCGCGGTAAGGCTGGAATTTATAAGTTTCAGGTCAAGGCGACCGTCCAAGATGAATTAGCAGCTGAAGCATCGATTACCTGTGCGGTTCGAAAGAAGAGTGCGTAATGGCCACAATCCATGCAAGTGCCATCGTTGATTCCAAGGCGCAATTAGCTGATAACGTCGTTATTGGTCCCTATGCGGTGATTGGGCCTCATGTCACCATGGGTTCAGGTTGCACAGTTGGTTCACACAGCGTGATTGAAGGGCACACAACACTCGGACAAGATAATCGGATCGGTCACTTTGCGGCCATCGGTGGCGAACCGCAGGATATGAAATACCGTGGTGAGCCTACCCAATTGATGATTGGTGATCGAAATACGATTCGGGAGTTCACGACTATTCATACAGGCACTGCGCAAGATCAGGGCATCACTCGGATCGGGAATGACAATTGGATTATGGCTTATGTGCATATTGCGCATGATTGCCAAATTGGTAATCACACCATCTTTTCAAGTAATGCCCAAATTGCAGGGCATGTCGAAGTAGGGGATTGGGCGATTCTTGGTGGAATGTCCGGCGTTCATCAGTTTGTGCGCATTGGTGCGCATGCCATGTTGGGCGGGGCTTCGGCGCTCGTGCAAGATATCCCCCCTTTTGTGATGGCAGCTGGTGATAAAGCTGGACCGCATGGAATCAATGTCGAGGGCTTAAAGCGACGTGGTTATTTGCCTGAGGCAATTATGGAACTGCGTAATGCCTACAAGGTTTTATATAAAGATGGGTTAAGTTTTGAAGAGGCAAAAGTCGCTATTGACGCCATGGCAAAGCAACAAGCAGATACCAAGACTCAAGAAGCCTTGCTTCAGTTTCATCAATTCTTAGCCGCCTCCAGTCGCGGCATTATCCGGTAACTGATTTTGCCGAGCCTGGCTTGTGTTGCAGGAGAGCCCTCTGGGGATTTAATCGCAGCCCCTGCGCTTTCAGCCCTAAAGCAAATACCGTCTACCCGTGATCTCAGGATGTTTGGGATTGGCGGGCCAGCCATGCAAGCAGAAGGTTTTATCTCCCGTTGGCCGATGGAGACCTTGAGTGTGAGGGGATACGTCGAAGCACTTGCGCAACTACCTGCCATTTTGCGATTACGTTCTGAGTTATTGCACTATCTTTTAAAGGTCGAGAGGCCCGATGTCTTTCTAGGTATTGATGCGCCTGACTTTAATTTGGGGGTCGAGACCCGCCTAAAGCAGCATGGAATCCCAACGCTCCATTTGGTCTCCCCATCCATTTGGGCTTGGCGAGGTGGCCGGATTCACAAAATTGCTCGTGCGGTCGATCGGGTTCTGTGCCTGTTTCCATTTGAACCGGAGATTTATGAGAAGGCTGGGATTGCTGCAAGTTATGTTGGCCACCCCTTAGCAAGTGAGATCCCAGAAATCGTGGATCAGACTGCAGCGAAGAACAGTTTGGGAATTGATGGCATCGCGATTGCGGTGTTACCCGGCAGTCGTCAGTCGGAGATTGAACTAATCGGCCCACTATTTTTTGAGACCATCGCTATTCTGGCAAACCAATTGAAGGGGCAAAAGTTTCATTTTGTTCTTCCTATTGCCGCACCTCATTTACGACCTGCCATTGAGCGTTTACAGCAACAATTCCTAATGAGTCATCCCGAGGTCCAATTGATCCTATTAGACGGAGATGCCAACCGAGCGTTAGCCGCTGCTGATGTGGTCTTGATCGCCAGCGGGACTGCAACCTTGCAGGCAGCTCTTTGGAAAAAACCCATGGTGATTTCATATAAGGTGCCTTGGCTAACGGCCCAGATTATGAAGCGACAAGGGTATTTGCCATACGTGGGTTTACCTAATATTCTGTGTGGCGAGTTTGTGGTGCCCGAGCTTTTACAAGATGCAGCCAAGCCCGAGGCCTTGGCTCGCGAAGTGATGCATTGGCTGAGTCACCCCGCAGCCGTTCAAAAACTCCAAAAGCGGTTTGAAGAGCTGCATCGCATACTGAAAAGGCCAACCGGGCTTTTAGTAGCCCAAGCGATTGAACAAACCTTGCGTGAGAGAGTCTAGTTCACCATGAGTATTTGGATTTGCGGGGTTGATGAAGTGGGGCGCGGTCCATTGGTTGGTGCAGTCGTCGCTGGAGCAGTCGTTCTGGATCCCGGGCAACCCATTATTGGGCTAAAAGACTCAAAAAAGTTAAGCCCTGCCAAGCGCGAAGTGCTTTATGCTGAAATTACCTCAAAAGCGAAGGCTTGGGGTATTGGTGAGGCATCCCCTCAAGAGATCGATGCGCTCAATATCTTGCAAGCGACCATGTTGGCGATGCAACGTGCGATCCAGTCCCTGGTTGATCAGATGGGTGAGTGGCCAGGTGAAGCCCTGATCGATGGCAATCGTTGCCCATCCCTGCCCATCCCGGCGCGCGCAATTATTCAAGGGGATGCAAAAGAGCCAGCCATCTCAGCTGCATCGATCTTGGCGAAGGTGTATCGCGATCGACAAATGCAAATCCTGCATGAACAATTTCCTCAATATGGCTTTAATCAGCATATGGGTTATCCAACTGAGGCCCATATTGCAGCTCTGAAGCACTACGGCCCATGCTTAGAGCATCGGCGCTCATTTGCGCCGGTTCGGGAGCTCATCAATGCATAACTCTAAGAGTGTTATTTCATCGAAAGAAAATAATTTGCTCAAGCGCATTCGTCAGCTTCAGCAAGCGGGCAGCAAAGGGCAGAAGGCTCGCCAGGAGTCTCAGCTTGCGGTTATGGATGGCATTCATTTATTGCAAGTCTGGCAAGGCGACCCGCGTTTACAAAGTATCTTGATTACTCCAGCCGCGCTTACGAATGCGGAGATTGCAGCGATTATTGATAGCCATTGTGAACAATGCCCAGAAGTTGAGATCCAGTTGGTTGAAGAGGCTTTATGGCCCTCTATCAGCGAGCTTGAGCGGGCTCCGCAAATCATGGGCTTAGTTCGCCTAGAGTTCCCAAAAAATACCTCGAAGAATCTGCGGGGGGACACCATTATTCTGGATGCCATTCAGGATGCTGGCAATGTCGGAACGATTTTGCGTACCGCCCTAGCCTGTCATTTCAATCAAATTGTGTGTACGGCAGGAACCGCCCATATTTGGTCGCCCAAGGTGCTTCGTGCGGCCATGGGGGCGCATCGCTACCTGACCTTTTATGAAGGGCAAAGCATCGATGATGTAACCAGTAATATTGAGGCGCCCTTGTTAGCAACCACCATGACCGCTGAGCACTCACTGTATTCAATCGAAGCGCGTCTACAAAAGTCGGTTGCTTGGGTATTTGGTAATGAGGGGCAAGGAGTCTCCCCAGGGCTTTTAGGACAAGCTACTCTAATTCGGGTTCCCCAAAATCCGAAGCTGGAGTCTTTAAATGTGGCGAGCACCGCCGCGGTTTGTTTGTACGAGACCTTACGTGCGCGAGGGCAATTTAATTCCTAAGTATCCTTAGCCCAGTATCGTTTTGTCGGAACGAATAGCTTGAAGAATGGTAGTTGCAATCTCTTCAATCGATTTGCTAGTGGTGGAGACCCATGGAATGGACTCGCGTCGCATCATGGCAGTGGCTTCATTAATCTCATATCGACAGTTTTCTAATTTGGCATAGTTACTTCCTGGGCGGCGTTCGTTTCGAATCTCTGAGAGACGCTCGGGGTCGATCGTTAAACCAAAAATCTTTTGTTTATGAGACATAAGATCCTTGGGCAACTGGCCGCGCTCAAAATCTTCAGGGATTAAGGGGTAATTGGCTGCTTTTAAGCCATATTGCATCGCTAGGTAAAGGCTGGTTGGTGTTTTGCCAACCCGAGACACGCCCACCAGAATCACATTCGCATCGATCAGATTTTGATTGGACTGGCCATCATCATGGGCTAAGGAGTAGTTAATTGCTTCAATCCGATTTTTATAGGCATCGGTATCGGCATTGTGATGCAGGCGATTGATCGCATGAGTTGAGCGCATTCCTAGAGTTTGCTCAAGAGGGGCCACAAAGGTTTGGAACATATCAAGTACTAGGGCTTTAGCTTGCCCAACAATCTGATTCACCTCTGGATTAACCAGAGTGGTAAAGACAATTGCTTGGCCATACTTGGGATCAGTACCATTGATTTGAGATACCGCATCATGGGCTTTATCCACCGTGTCCACAAATGGAATACGAACCTGTCGAAAGCTAGCCTCAAACTGAGCCAGGATCGATTGACTAAAGTTTTCAGCGGTAATACCTGTTCCATCCGAGACGATGTAAACAATGCGAGGTGGGGTATTGGCCGGAAGAGTCATGGTGTTTAGCGAGACAAAGATTGATTAAAAAATAGGCAAATTAAGGTCCGGTAATACAATAATGCTCATTCAAGTATGCCCGATTTTAGGAGCAACGCTTTAGCCAGTTTTTTAACTTTACGAGAGTCTTTATGTCTATGCAAAATAAGCAAAACGCCTATGTTTTGCCTTTTGAGGAGCTGCGTGTTGGCGATGTTGAATCGGTAGGTGGTAAAAATTCCTCACTGGGTGAAATGATTTCACAATTGGCATCTGCAGGGGTGCGTGTTCCAACCGGTTTTGCCACCACATCGATCGCATTTCGGGATTTCTTAAAACATAATCAACTGGATCAAAAGATTTCAGAACGGCTTGCTAAGCTCAATGTGGATGATGTTCGCGCTTTGGCAGAAGCGGGTGCGCAGATTCGTGCGTGGATCGAAGGAGCCGCTTTTCAACCTCAGTTAGAAGCCGATATACGGGCAGCTTTTCAAAAACTCGATGCATCCGGCAAAGGATCGTTTGCGGTCCGCTCTTCGGCAACGGCTGAGGACCTACCTGACGCTTCATTTGCAGGTCAGCAAGAAACCTTTTTGAACGTATCGGGCATTGATGATGTATTAAAAAAGATTCGTGAAGTGTTTGCATCCCTGTATAACGATCGAGCGATTTCCTATCGCGTCCACAAAGGATTTGCCCATGCCGATGTGGCGCTTTCTGCGGGTGTGCAACGCATGGTGCGCTCAGACCTTGGAGCAGCAGGCGTGATGTTCACGCTCGATACCGAGTCTGGTTTTCCTGGGGTGGTCTTTATTACCTCAAGCTATGGTTTGGGCGAGACCGTGGTGCAGGGCGCAGTCAACCCCGATGAGTTTTATGTCTTTAAAGAAACCCTAGCCAAAGGTAAAAAAGCCATCATTCGAAAGTCATTGGGATCGAAATTAATTCAGATGCAATTTGCTCCTCAAGGTTCTTCAGAGCGAGTGCAAACCGTTGAGATAGCCCCCGAAGAGCGCAATCGTTTCTCAATTAGCGATGAAGATGTCACAGAACTTGCGAAGTATGCGGTCATTATTGAGAAGCACTATGGTCGACCCATGGATATTGAATGGGGCAAAGACGGTGTGGATGGCAAGATCTACATCCTTCAAGCGCGTCCAGAGACCGTAAAGAGCCAAGCGGCCGATCAAGTGGAGCTGCGTTATCGCTTAAAGGGAAATTCAAAAGTCAT
This DNA window, taken from Polynucleobacter sp. HIN5, encodes the following:
- the lpxD gene encoding UDP-3-O-(3-hydroxymyristoyl)glucosamine N-acyltransferase; this encodes MPTALELAEQFQVSLVGDGSRLLRGLAPLERAQSDEISFLSNPLYRQQALESGAGALILSEADLQFLQDHSRSAGTAYLVSKNPYASFAKIAQWFAKQSAPIYHPGISPMAVVDKTAVIPASCHIGPFVQIGPGVRLGERTVLLGQISIGEGASLGDDCLIYPNVTIYHNCAVGDRCIVHSGAVIGADGFGFAPDFSSQGGQWLKIPQTGGVRIGQDVEVGACTTIDRGAMANTTIGDGCKIDNQVQIAHNVEIGVHTVIAGCAAIAGSTTIGNYCVIGGNANFAGHLQIADRTTVSGGTPVIRSITEPGTHITGVFPSMPHSAWERNAAILRGLDKIRERIRSLESKPSDSVSKPDQ
- the lpxB gene encoding lipid-A-disaccharide synthase; protein product: MILPSLACVAGEPSGDLIAAPALSALKQIPSTRDLRMFGIGGPAMQAEGFISRWPMETLSVRGYVEALAQLPAILRLRSELLHYLLKVERPDVFLGIDAPDFNLGVETRLKQHGIPTLHLVSPSIWAWRGGRIHKIARAVDRVLCLFPFEPEIYEKAGIAASYVGHPLASEIPEIVDQTAAKNSLGIDGIAIAVLPGSRQSEIELIGPLFFETIAILANQLKGQKFHFVLPIAAPHLRPAIERLQQQFLMSHPEVQLILLDGDANRALAAADVVLIASGTATLQAALWKKPMVISYKVPWLTAQIMKRQGYLPYVGLPNILCGEFVVPELLQDAAKPEALAREVMHWLSHPAAVQKLQKRFEELHRILKRPTGLLVAQAIEQTLRERV
- a CDS encoding OmpH/Skp family outer membrane protein, producing the protein MMMIQGLMTKGSKLVITAFLTGICSVAFAQEAAPRIAFVNAEKIFVESNMAKAAQSRLQNEFAKRQNEIRDGAQKIKAAAEKLDKDAAVMPEAERIRKQRELADFDRELQRKNRELNDDANQRNAEERAKIAEKANLAIRQVAEQRKIDVIFQEPPAYLNPRLDVTDEVIKVLNNLK
- a CDS encoding TrmH family RNA methyltransferase, yielding MHNSKSVISSKENNLLKRIRQLQQAGSKGQKARQESQLAVMDGIHLLQVWQGDPRLQSILITPAALTNAEIAAIIDSHCEQCPEVEIQLVEEALWPSISELERAPQIMGLVRLEFPKNTSKNLRGDTIILDAIQDAGNVGTILRTALACHFNQIVCTAGTAHIWSPKVLRAAMGAHRYLTFYEGQSIDDVTSNIEAPLLATTMTAEHSLYSIEARLQKSVAWVFGNEGQGVSPGLLGQATLIRVPQNPKLESLNVASTAAVCLYETLRARGQFNS
- the ppsR gene encoding posphoenolpyruvate synthetase regulatory kinase/phosphorylase PpsR: MTLPANTPPRIVYIVSDGTGITAENFSQSILAQFEASFRQVRIPFVDTVDKAHDAVSQINGTDPKYGQAIVFTTLVNPEVNQIVGQAKALVLDMFQTFVAPLEQTLGMRSTHAINRLHHNADTDAYKNRIEAINYSLAHDDGQSNQNLIDANVILVGVSRVGKTPTSLYLAMQYGLKAANYPLIPEDFERGQLPKDLMSHKQKIFGLTIDPERLSEIRNERRPGSNYAKLENCRYEINEATAMMRRESIPWVSTTSKSIEEIATTILQAIRSDKTILG
- the rnhB gene encoding ribonuclease HII; this translates as MSIWICGVDEVGRGPLVGAVVAGAVVLDPGQPIIGLKDSKKLSPAKREVLYAEITSKAKAWGIGEASPQEIDALNILQATMLAMQRAIQSLVDQMGEWPGEALIDGNRCPSLPIPARAIIQGDAKEPAISAASILAKVYRDRQMQILHEQFPQYGFNQHMGYPTEAHIAALKHYGPCLEHRRSFAPVRELINA
- the fabZ gene encoding 3-hydroxyacyl-ACP dehydratase FabZ, which translates into the protein MSQAVIDIHKILKLLPHRYPFLLVDRVIELDPGKTIKALKNVTMNEPFFQGHFPDFPVMPGVLIIEALAQTAALLTFSEEHDPEDVYYFAGIDGARFKRIVLPGDQLIMHATFERGKAGIYKFQVKATVQDELAAEASITCAVRKKSA
- the lpxA gene encoding acyl-ACP--UDP-N-acetylglucosamine O-acyltransferase, giving the protein MATIHASAIVDSKAQLADNVVIGPYAVIGPHVTMGSGCTVGSHSVIEGHTTLGQDNRIGHFAAIGGEPQDMKYRGEPTQLMIGDRNTIREFTTIHTGTAQDQGITRIGNDNWIMAYVHIAHDCQIGNHTIFSSNAQIAGHVEVGDWAILGGMSGVHQFVRIGAHAMLGGASALVQDIPPFVMAAGDKAGPHGINVEGLKRRGYLPEAIMELRNAYKVLYKDGLSFEEAKVAIDAMAKQQADTKTQEALLQFHQFLAASSRGIIR